In Magnetococcus sp. PR-3, the genomic stretch AGGCAGATCCGTGTTGGAACACGAACAACATCTACAGTGGCAAACATGGCAGGTCCCGGTCCTTTTTCGCCGTTCTAAACGTGCCCGTCGCTTACGGATTACCATCGGGCAGGAGGCGGTTAAGGTGACCATGCCCCGTGGTGTATCCCTAAAGCATGCTCAGGATTTTGTGGCACAAAAAGAGGCATGGATTGGTCGCCATTGGTCCACCGCACAAGAAAAAGCACCACCCCAGTGGGATGCGTTAACCACCGGTATGCCCGTTATGTTGTGGGGTGAAAAATATACCCTTCGTTTGGCATGCGGTGAAAAAGTGGTGGCGGACGTACAAAAAGAGGGGGCAACCTTGCAGGTGCTCTTTCCTCCGGACTGTTCAGATCTGGTGGCCCAAAAGGCGATGGAGACAGCACTAAAACGTTTTTTTACGCAGACTTTGCGTACCCAGTTGGAACCGTGGGTTAACCAGTATGGTGAAC encodes the following:
- a CDS encoding M48 family metallopeptidase produces the protein MLEHEQHLQWQTWQVPVLFRRSKRARRLRITIGQEAVKVTMPRGVSLKHAQDFVAQKEAWIGRHWSTAQEKAPPQWDALTTGMPVMLWGEKYTLRLACGEKVVADVQKEGATLQVLFPPDCSDLVAQKAMETALKRFFTQTLRTQLEPWVNQYGERYHLQHNGLRIRAMRSRWGSCGVRNTLNFNRHLVHAPAQVVRYVVIHELAHLRHRNHGPQFWALVEQMDPHFLEHRLWLRNHGHSLGLHVAGKVL